A genome region from Gadus chalcogrammus isolate NIFS_2021 chromosome 7, NIFS_Gcha_1.0, whole genome shotgun sequence includes the following:
- the c7h21orf91 gene encoding protein EURL homolog → MHEEEQFVNIDLNDDNICSVCKLETDTGTMSFCHVCFELTIEGVSTATLLHSKSLRGHRDCFEKYHLIADQKLSHSKASRSAYEGMKLALGQKLSRIIQYAQNKDAQRPGAKHCCYSQSGDRGQPALRSDAQVPRYAPRRDGAGGRRGLPDYAASMLEFHAAEELGLTVPHGPPRHRGQRAGGEGARRGRSHGPSGEELVKMNMDELHQLNGELLLQIQKVFEELTAAVQEKDSLASELHVRHVAIEQLFKNCAKLPWLHISRAAVKASSGNTPVE, encoded by the exons ATGCATGAAGAGGAGCAGTTTGTGAACATTGACCTGAACGATGACAACATCTGCAGTGTCTGCAAGCTGGAGACCGACACCGGGACCATGTCTTTCTGCCATGTCTGCTTTGAACTCACTATTGAAG gCGTGTCCACCGCCACCCTCCTGCACTCCAAGTCGCTCCGCGGCCACCGGGACTGCTTCGAGAAGTACCACCTCATCGCCGACCAGAAGCTGTCGCACTCCAAGGCCTCGCGCAGCGCCTACGAGGGCATGAAGCTAGCCCTGGGCCAGAAGCTGAGCCGCATCATCCAGTACGCCCAGAACAAGGACGCCCAGCGGCCCGGGGCCAAGCACTGCTGCTACAGCCAGAGCGGCGACCGGGGCCAGCCCGCGCTGCGCTCGGACGCCCAGGTGCCCCGCTACGCGCCGCGCCGGGACGGGGCCGGGGGGAGGCGCGGGCTGCCGGACTACGCCGCCAGCATGCTGGAGTTCCACGCCGCCGAGGAGCTGGGGCTGACGGTGCCCCACGGTCCGCCGCGCCACAGGGGCCAGCGGGCCGGCGGGGAGGGGGCGCGGCGGGGCAGGAGCCACGGGCCCAGCGGCGAGGAAC tGGTTAAAATGAACATGGATGAACTGCACCAACTGAACGGCGAGCTACTGCTGCAGATTCAAA aGGTGTTTGAGGAGCTGACAGCAGCCGTGCAGGAGAAGGACTCACTGGCGTCGGAGCTGCACGTGCGTCACGTGGCCATCGAGCAGCTCTTCAAGAACTGCGCCAAGCTGCCCTGGCTGCACATCAGCAGGGCCGCGGTCAAGGCCAGCAGCGGCAACACACCCGTGGAGTGA
- the btg3 gene encoding protein BTG3, translating into MKKEIAAVVFFLKRLIKKGEKLDSAQIEKVVERLAAGLQEKFRGHWYPENPSQGQAFRCIRVNQFQMHDPVLLRACQESEVKYSDLSLPRELTLWMDPGEVCCRYGETNPYFSVASFSEGEADEKEVARKVTSALERVTSDYSSGSSSDEDCTLRETPGSSALTIALDCTTHQVMNPNAPTWNPKKKMAVGKGHPPVRPHYSVRPHGRLQHPLRHNVWVPEVYRAAHGYWGGMHNMAHSYG; encoded by the exons ATGAAGAAAGAAATTGCTGCCGTGGTTTTCTTCCTGAAGAGGCtcattaaaaagggggaaaagTTGGATTCTGCTCAAATTGAGAAAGTGGTCGAGAGGCTGGCGGCTGGACTGCAGGAGAAATTCAGAGGGCACTGGTACCCAGAGAACCCCAGTCAGGGCCAAGCATTCAG ATGCATCAGAGTGAATCAGTTCCAGATGCATGATCCAGTGTTGTTGCGGGCCTGCCAGGAGAGTGAGGTTAAGTACTCTGACTTGAGCTTGCCCAGAGAACTCACTTTGTGGATGGATCCTGGAGAGGTGTGTTGTAG GTACGGTGAGACAAACCCCTATTTCTCAGTGGCCAGTTTCTCTGAGGGAGAGGCAGATGAGAAGGAGGTCGCAAGGAAGGTGACCAGCGCCTTGGAGAGGGTGACATCGGACTACagctctggctcctcctctgacgAAGACTGTACACTGAGGGAGACCCCGGGCTCATCAGCCCTCACCATAGCCCTCGACTGCACCACACATCAG GTGATGAACCCAAATGCTCCGACGTGGAACCCCAAGAAAAAGATGGCGGTGGGTAAGGGTCACCCACCTGTTCGGCCTCACTACAGCGTCCGACCCCATGGCCGACTCCAGCACCCCTTAAGGCACAACGTTTGGGTTCCAGAGGTCTACCGAGCAGCGCATGGATACTGGGGCGGCATGCACAACATGGCGCACTCTTACGGCTAG